The region CAGCCGTATTACCATCTATGAAGGCTTTCGTAGGCAACACTTTCACCTAGCCATGGTTATAGCTTTAACCGGGCATTCATTAGCACAGATACCGCAACCCTTACAGTGAGCGTAGTCGATGGATGGCTTACCGTCCTTCATTCTCACTACGCCTTCGGGGCAGTAAAGCCAGCAGAGCTTACATCCAGTACACTTCGCCTTATCCACTTCAGGCCTTCCGTGTAGGAGCCATGAAGTCTCGGTAAGTATCGATACGCCCGCTTTAAGCACGGGGGTTATGGGTAGATCTTCATAGGATTCGTACTTTATTTTTATGCTATCGCTAACCTTCATAATCCTCTAACTCCTCCTTAAAGTCTAGAAAATCATGACTCCGCCGATTTAAACCTTAACCTAAGGGGCTGTTGTACTACTCCTAGTAAATGCTGTTTGACTGTAGTGGGTTTTGCGGTGGGCTCCTAACTAAGGATGAGCTTAAGTTATTTGTTCTTCACGCCTTTTAAGGAGGCGTTAAACCCGTTTAGCTAATGCTTTGAAGTTAAACATCGACGACGAGCAGAGGGCCTCCCTGATTAGGGAGGCCGCGT is a window of Candidatus Nezhaarchaeales archaeon DNA encoding:
- a CDS encoding 4Fe-4S binding protein, producing the protein MKVSDSIKIKYESYEDLPITPVLKAGVSILTETSWLLHGRPEVDKAKCTGCKLCWLYCPEGVVRMKDGKPSIDYAHCKGCGICANECPVKAITMAR